In the Sedimentisphaera cyanobacteriorum genome, TAACATCGTAAAATTTTATTGTCCTCAAATACTGCCAAATCTTTCAGCTGCGCTAAGATAGTTAGGCGTGGCTAAAAATCAAGCAAAAAATTAAGTGTTATATAATTAAAGTTTAACAAAAATGCGTCTAATTCATAAAATCAACGAGCAGGGACGCCCTCAAACGGCGCCTGCCTCCTGCTTGTGATAGGCGAGCCTTTCCTTCAGGTATTTTGCAGTGTAGCCTTTCCCGCTCTCTGCCACTTCCTCCGGCGTGCCTGCGGCTACAATTTCGCCGCCTTGATCACCGCCTTCAGGGCCGAGGTCTATGATATGGTCTGCCATCTTTACCACATCGAGGTTATGCTCTATCACAACTACGGAATTGCCCATATCCGTAAGCGTTTGAAGCACTTTCAGCAGATTGCTTATGTCCGCAAAATGCAAGCCTGTTGTGGGCTCATCAAGAATATAGAGCGTGTGGCCGGTGGCAGGTCTGCCCAGCTCTGAGGCAAGCTTAACTCGCTGCGCCTCTCCTCCGGAGAGGGTCGTGGAAGACTGCCCGAGCTTAACGTATCCCAGCCCCACATTGCAGAGGCTCTGGAGAAGGCGGGAAATCTTGGGAAAGTTTTCGAAAAACTTTTTCGCATCGTCAATCTGCATTTCCAGCACATCTGAAATATTTTTTCCTTTGTATCTCACCTCGAGCGTTTCTGGATTGTAGCGTTTGCCTTTGCAGTGCTGGCATGTTACAAAAACATCAGGCAGAAAATGCATCTCTATTTTCTTCGTCCCCTGCCCCTGGCAGTATTCGCATCTTCCGCCTTTTACGTTAAAGCTGAATCTGCCGGGCTTATAGCCCCTTATCCTTGCTTCTCTTGTTTGGGCAAACACCTGCCTTATCAGATCGAACACGCCGGTGTATGTGGCGGGGTTGCTTCGGGGAGTTCTGCCAATTGGAGACTGATTTATCTCGATTATTTTGTCTATGTTTCCCGTGCCAACTACGTTTTTATGTCTGCCCGGGATATCTCTGGAGCGGTATAACTTTCGTTTAACAGCCTTAAGCAGCACCTGACTGACAAGAGTGCTTTTCCCTGAACCGGAAACTCCTGTTACACAGGTAAATACGCCCAGCGGGAATTTTACGTTGATATTTTTGAGATTATTCTCGCTTGCCCCCCGCACTTCAACCTGCTTGGTCTTCTTTTTCTTTCGTCTTTTCTCGGGGAGCCTGATTGAGAGCTGCCCGCTGAGATACTGACCTGTAATAGACTGCTCTGCGTTTTTTATGTCGTCCAGAGTGCCTTGGGCGATCAGTTTTCCGCCGTAAGTTCCGGCGGCAGGACCTATATCGATGATATGGTCTGCATTGTCTATTACGTCTTCATCATGCTCAACTACGAGCACCGTATTGCCTATGTCTGCAAGCTTCCTGAGGATTGAATTCAGCCGGTCGTTATCTCTTCTGTGAAGGCCGATTGTGGGCTCATCGAGCACATAGCAGCAGCCGACGAGCCCGCTGCCAACCTGAGTAGCAAGCCGGATTCGCTGGGCTTCGCCTCCGGAGAGGGTTGCGCTTGCTCTTGCCAGAGTGAGATATCCAAGCCCCACATCCAGAAGAAACTTCAGTCTTGCCCTGATTTCCTTAAGAGGCTCGGCGGCTATGTAGGTTTTCTCTTCGTCCAGCTTCAGTTGATTAAAGAAATCAAACGCATCTGTGATGCTCATAGAGGTAAGCTCGCTTATATTTTTCCCGCCTATGGTAACCTGAAGAGCCTCCATTCGGAGCCTTGCCCCGCCGCATTTTCTGCATGGCCTCTCAGAAAGATAGCCGTGGAGACGGGTTTTAACATACTCGCTTGTGGTGTTTTCCCAGCGTCTTTGAAGATTGGGGATCACGCCCTCAAAGCTCCAGCCGTATTTATCCTGAACAGCCTGAGAAGTCCCTTGCATAAGTATGCGTTTTTTCTCTTCGGTAAGCTTGGAGAAAGGGCTTGTCGGGCTGACATCAAAATGCCTGCAGAACTGCCTTATCATCTTGGCATAATACATATTCAGCTGTCTGCCGCTTTTGCGCCAGGCATCTATCGCCCCGTCCTGAATCGAAACGCTCTTATCCGGAACAACGAGATCGGGATCGAATTCGAGAACAATTCCGAGCCCGTCGCATTCATCGCATGCCCCGTATGGCGAATTAAAGCTGAAAAGCCTCGGGCTCACCTCATCCAGCGAAACCTCGGGATGGTCTGCGCAGGCGAATTTCTCGCTGTAGAGATGATCCTGCCATTTGCCGTAGCTGCCGTCTTCGTTTTTTTTCTGCACCATCACAATAACCGACCCGTCCCCGAATTTCAGGGCAGTTTCTACAGAATCTGCCAGCCTTGAACGGATGCTTTCCTTCATAACGAGCCTGTCAACCACCGCCTCAAGGCTGTGCTTTTTGTTCTTCTCCATAGCGGGAACTTTTTTCAAATCGTATATGCTTCCGTCCAGACGCACGCGGACAAATCCCTCCCTGCGGATTCGTGCCAGAGCGTCCTTATGCTCGCCCTTTGCGCCTCTAATCAGCGGGGAGCAAATTTGAATCCTCGTTCCCTCAGGCAGCTCCAAAACAGAATCCACAATCTGCGTTGCGCTCTGGCTTGATATGGGCTTGTTGCATTTCCAGCAGTGGGGGATGCCTGCCCTTGCAAAAAGCACGCGGCAGTAGTCGTAGATTTCGGTTGTCGTTGCAACGGTAGAACGCGGGTTGTGCGAGCTTTTCCTCTGCTCTATTGCTATCGTCGGGCTCAGCCCGGATATGCTTTCAACCTTCGGCTTCTGGGCAATATCAAGGAACTGCCTTGCATAAGTGCTAAGCGATTCAACATATTTCCTCTGCCCCTCAGCGTAAATCGTATCAAAGGCCAGCGAGCTCTTGCCCGACCCGCTCAATCCTGTTACTACTACAAAACTTTCTCGGGGAATGTCTATATCAATCATTTTGAGGTTGTGTTCATGTGCCCCGCGAATTTGTATATATTTATTACTCAATTCTATTTCCTTATAATTATGCCGCTGTGCAGCAGTCTTTCAGTTTCTGCGCAATGAACTTGCGATTTTAAAGCTCTTTTTTGTAACTGTCAATCACAAATTCAACCGCTAAAGGTTTAGATTGTTACAGCAAATCTCAATTTTTGTTTGTATTTTTGGTTAATTCGAATAACGAATGCGTCTCATTTGGCCGGTTAAAACAGCCATATTAAAAGATTTGCTGCTCTTTTCATTTATATAAAGGAAATAAGGATTTGGTATCACGGCAGAAGATTTATTCAGCCTAATAGAAATGAGCTAATTGGGGGAACAGAAGCCGGCAAATTAAAACGCTAAGATTCGGACGTCGCAGAGAGGCTTTAAAAGCAGAACAATTGAGAAGAAAATTAGATTTAGAGCAAAGCCTTTGAAGCAGCAGAAGGCTATTTTCTCCGCTTCCAACAGGCATATCACAAAAGAAAAAGTTTATATTCTGATTGCAGAAATGATTCCCTCGCCAAGCACATTGAGACTGGGATTATTGGCTCTTTGATGAATTATCATCGGTGGCTGAAGATTTTGCCGCCTGCTTAACCGCCTTGGGGTTAATCATCCGTTCGATCTCAATGCGATGATCGGTGAGGTCGTTTCGAAGCTTTTCTATCTTAACTATATTCCGCCTGCACTGATAATACTGCTGTGAGTTGATTGTGCGGAGATTAACCACAGCAAGCAGAGCTGCTGTGAGCGATATTATAAAAAACAAAAACCTGAATAACTGCATAATATTTGGCTTCAAAAACAATGGACAGAAATCACTTTAATTGCTCATTTTCAGCTTGGCAGGAGAATCTGAACTCCCGGCTTGAGTGCTTTATTGTTAGACACCTTATCCCTGTTGAGCTTTATAATCTCCTGATACCTGCTGCCCTTTCCAAGCTTTTTCTTGGCAATCTTCCAGAGGCTGTCTCCGTCTTTAACAACGTATGTTCTCTTTGAAGAATTTCCTGCGGTGTATTCGAGGCTTTCGGAGTGTTTCTTTGCAAGCTTTTTGAGGCTTTTAGAACCAGAAATTTCATTATCCGGCGGTATCTTGAGTTCCTGGCCGGCAATAACGCTGTTCTTGGATTTCAGCACATCCTTGTTTGCCGAATAAATCTTTTCAACCTTCTCGCTGAGGTCTCCTTTGCCGTATATCTTTAGTGCAATCTTACTGAGGCTCTCGCCTTTCTTCACTTGGTAAGAACGGTATCTAACCACCTGTTTTGGCTTGTTCTTTATAACGTCTTCAACGCTTTTGGCCGCTCTGGCCTGATTCTCTTTTGTAGCAACGATTTTCTCAGCCTCAT is a window encoding:
- the uvrA gene encoding excinuclease ABC subunit UvrA, with translation MSNKYIQIRGAHEHNLKMIDIDIPRESFVVVTGLSGSGKSSLAFDTIYAEGQRKYVESLSTYARQFLDIAQKPKVESISGLSPTIAIEQRKSSHNPRSTVATTTEIYDYCRVLFARAGIPHCWKCNKPISSQSATQIVDSVLELPEGTRIQICSPLIRGAKGEHKDALARIRREGFVRVRLDGSIYDLKKVPAMEKNKKHSLEAVVDRLVMKESIRSRLADSVETALKFGDGSVIVMVQKKNEDGSYGKWQDHLYSEKFACADHPEVSLDEVSPRLFSFNSPYGACDECDGLGIVLEFDPDLVVPDKSVSIQDGAIDAWRKSGRQLNMYYAKMIRQFCRHFDVSPTSPFSKLTEEKKRILMQGTSQAVQDKYGWSFEGVIPNLQRRWENTTSEYVKTRLHGYLSERPCRKCGGARLRMEALQVTIGGKNISELTSMSITDAFDFFNQLKLDEEKTYIAAEPLKEIRARLKFLLDVGLGYLTLARASATLSGGEAQRIRLATQVGSGLVGCCYVLDEPTIGLHRRDNDRLNSILRKLADIGNTVLVVEHDEDVIDNADHIIDIGPAAGTYGGKLIAQGTLDDIKNAEQSITGQYLSGQLSIRLPEKRRKKKKTKQVEVRGASENNLKNINVKFPLGVFTCVTGVSGSGKSTLVSQVLLKAVKRKLYRSRDIPGRHKNVVGTGNIDKIIEINQSPIGRTPRSNPATYTGVFDLIRQVFAQTREARIRGYKPGRFSFNVKGGRCEYCQGQGTKKIEMHFLPDVFVTCQHCKGKRYNPETLEVRYKGKNISDVLEMQIDDAKKFFENFPKISRLLQSLCNVGLGYVKLGQSSTTLSGGEAQRVKLASELGRPATGHTLYILDEPTTGLHFADISNLLKVLQTLTDMGNSVVVIEHNLDVVKMADHIIDLGPEGGDQGGEIVAAGTPEEVAESGKGYTAKYLKERLAYHKQEAGAV
- a CDS encoding LysM peptidoglycan-binding domain-containing protein; this encodes MSGKEKTGLLIAFAVVAGVWIAVQGASPRPEGFFSQKQSEGILPFQTQEVVFKDSDVLDSAKDAVMVISGPEISQQPEPAKKKETASFASNKNEAEKIVATKENQARAAKSVEDVIKNKPKQVVRYRSYQVKKGESLSKIALKIYGKGDLSEKVEKIYSANKDVLKSKNSVIAGQELKIPPDNEISGSKSLKKLAKKHSESLEYTAGNSSKRTYVVKDGDSLWKIAKKKLGKGSRYQEIIKLNRDKVSNNKALKPGVQILLPS